The Coffea eugenioides isolate CCC68of chromosome 8, Ceug_1.0, whole genome shotgun sequence genome has a segment encoding these proteins:
- the LOC113781296 gene encoding uncharacterized membrane protein At4g09580: MEGKGAAVAAKGDAGVVNVVKYPLKFWEVMGASGVVLGFLMGLVGVYMTMPASDYSFLKLPRTLEDLQILRDHLESYTSDYTAQVLIGYCIVYIFMQTFMIPGTVFMSLLAGALFGIFKGVALVVFTATAGASSCYFLSKLIGRPLVFSLWPDKLSFFQAEVAKRKKRLLNYMLFLRVTPTLPNTFINVASPIVDVPYHIFFLATAIGITPAAFVTVRAGIALGELKSVGDLYDFQSIATLFLIGAITVTPTLIGSKGE, translated from the exons ATGGAAGGAAAAGGAGCTGCAGTGGCGGCGAAGGGGGATGCGGGTGTTGTAAATGTGGTCAAGTATCCATTGAAGTTTTGGGAGGTGATGGGAGCATCCGGAGTCGTATTGGGATTCCTGATGGGACTTGTGGGCGTGTATATGACGATGCCTGCTTCTGATTACAGCTTCCTGAAGCTGCCCCGTACTCTTGAAGACCTCCAAATTCTCAG GGATCACTTGGAGAGCTATACTAGTGACTACACTGCACAAGTGCTTATTGGATACTGCATCGTCTACATTTTCATGCAGACTTTCATGATTCCGGGAACTGTTTTTATGTCTTTGCTTGCGGGGGCTCTGTTTGGGATATTCAAAGGTGTAGCTCTTGTTGTGTTCACTGCTACTGCCGGTGCATCTTCTTGCTACTTCCTGTCTAAATTGATAGGGCGGCCGCTTGTCTTCTCTCTTTGGCCTGACAAGTTATCATTTTTCCAGGCTGAG GTGGCTAAAAGGAAAAAACGGCTGCTCAACTACATGCTTTTCTTAAGAGTAACACCAACATTACCAAATACATTCATAAATGTTGCTTCGCCAATAGTAGATGTGCCTTACCATATTTTCTTTCTGGCAACTGCCATTGGGATCACACCGGCTGCTTTCGTCACTGTCAGG GCTGGAATAGCTCTAGGTGAGCTGAAATCAGTGGGTGATCTCTATGATTTCCAATCTATAGCAACATTGTTTCTTATTGGGGCTATAACTGTTACTCCTACATTGATTGGTAGCAAGGGCGAATAG
- the LOC113779247 gene encoding receptor-like protein 33 isoform X2 encodes MRILLFPWLFLIPLLQILSVRHFLLASGQCLEDQRSLLLELKNTLTFSSTSSTKLVLWNSSSDCCLWDRVGCDTTGHVIRLELENQAISGQLENSSGLFNLQYLERLNLAFNSFSSTIPTGLSKLANLTYLNLSDAGFVGQIPRDLARMSRLVTLDLSTRFPGVQPLEMENPNLQTLIQNLMELQELYLDGVNISAQGGEWCNALSFLPNLREVSLSSCYLSGPISSSLSELHSLSVINLNDNNLLTTVPDFFANFSNLTSLSLSSCNLLGEFPEKILQLPMLQNIDLSNNNFVTGTLPQFPENGSFKTLVISSTNFTGSLPDSIGFLGGLSWIDLSNCNFTGPIPSTMANLTELVYVDVSSNMFNGSIPSFGMSQNLNHLDLSHNDLTGNIPSTHFEGLVHLSLINLGYNSFRGRIPPSLFALPSLRKLQLSSNNFIGQVDEFPSASASLLNTLDLSGNQLDGSIPMSIFELQRLNVLSLSSNRFTGRLQIRIINKLRNLATLDLSHNNLSIDASSGNSTTSAFPQLSVLRLASCNLQKFPELRHQSNMIDLDLSNNQIDGEIPRWIWEVDDGSLQHLNLSFNHLSDLPMNATMPNLSVLDLHSNQLQGEFPKPPPTAIYVDYSSNKFSNSIPQDIGNSLIFAVFFSISNNSISGVIPQSICNASYLQVLDLSNNVLRGSIPDCLFYKMENLEVLQLGRNKLGGIIPDKFPINCVLKTLDLSKNVLEGRVPRSLVNCTTLEVLDIGSNRVEDTFPCMLKNLPSLRVLVLRYNRFYGNLSCSLADGSWQNLQIIDLAFNNFSGALCPKCFSNWKGMISHGDNGQSAQDHMHFTVLVLSNLFYQDTVTLTYKGLELEFVKILKVFASIDLSCNSFEGNIPETIGELNELYLLNLSHNAFTGTIPESIGNLTQLESLDLSMNWLSGMIPPELANLTFLSVLNLSFNQLLGSIPWGRQLQTFTESSYEGNKGLCGPPLNISCKGNNDALVPSSVDANAVIETGFDWQFAFASLGFSLGAGVTVAILIVSEKGRDWSDKHLERIFLVIFPGNRNRRKKGRLQRRRRN; translated from the exons ATGAGGATTCTTCTCTTTCCTTGGCTTTTCTTGATACCCTTACTCCAAATTTTATCAGTCAGACACTTTCTCTTGGCCTCTGGCCAATGTCTTGAAGATCAGAGGTCCCTGTTGCTGGAATTGAAGAACACTCTCACGTTTAGCTCCACCAGTTCAACCAAACTGGTGCTCTGGAACAGTAGCAGCGACTGTTGCCTTTGGGATAGGGTAGGATGTGATACCACGGGTCATGTGATCAGGCTGGAGCTTGAGAACCAAGCAATTTCCGGTCAACTAGAGAATTCGAGTGGTCTGTTCAATCTTCAGTATCTTGAGAGATTGAATTTGGCTTTCAACAGCTTCAGCTCTACTATTCCCACGGGATTATCTAAACTTGCAAATCTGACGTACCTGAACTTGTCTGATGCTGGTTTTGTCGGGCAAATTCCGAGGGATTTGGCACGTATGAGCAGGTTGGTTACTCTTGATCTCTCAACCCGTTTTCCTGGAGTTCAGCCACTGGAAATGGAGAATCCAAATCTACAAACACTAATTCAGAACCTCATGGAGCTCCAAGAACTTTACCTTGATGGTGTCAATATTTCAGCTCAGGGGGGTGAGTGGTGCAACGCTTTATCATTTTTACCCAATTTAAGAGAAGTCAGCTTGTCCAGCTGCTATCTTTCAGGTCCTATCAGTTCATCCCTTTCAGAGCTCCATTCGCTCTCGGTCATCAATCTTAACGACAACAACCTCTTAACTACAGTCCCAGACTTCTTTGCAAATTTCTCAAATTTGACATCATTGAGTCTCAGCAGTTGTAATCTGCTGGGAGAATTTCCAGAGAAGATACTCCAGTTGCCAATGTTGCAGAATATAGATTTGTCAAACAATAACTTCGTTACAGGCACTTTGCCGCAGTTTCCAGAGAATGGATCTTTCAAGACACTAGTGATTAGTTCTACCAATTTTACGGGTTCATTACCAGATTCCATTGGTTTCCTTGGAGGTTTGTCGTGGATAGATCTGTCAAATTGCAATTTCACGGGGCCGATTCCATCAACAATGGCAAATCTCACGGAACTGGTTTATGTGGATGTCTCAAGTAACATGTTCAATGGCTCGATCCCGTCATTTGGGATGTCCCAGAACCTCAATCACTTGGACCTCTCTCATAATGATCTAACAGGCAACATTCCTTCCACTCACTTTGAAGGCCTTGTACATCTTTCCTTGATTAACTTGGGATATAATTCCTTCAGGGGAAGAATTCCGCCATCTCTGTTTGCTCTTCCATCCTTGCGGAAACTCCAACTCTCCAGTAATAATTTCATAGGCCAAGTCGATGAATTTCCCAGTGCATCTGCCTCTCTCTTAAATACACTTGATTTGAGTGGCAACCAACTTGATGGTTCAATTCCAATGTCCATTTTTGAACTCCAAAGGCTCAATGTACTCTCACTTTCTTCCAACAGATTTACTGGCAGGTTGCAAATTCGAATCATAAACAAGCTCCGAAACCTTGCAACACTTGATCTTTCTCACAACAACTTATCAATTGATGCAAGCAGTGGCAATTCAACAACATCCGCCTTCCCTCAGCTCAGTGTACTGAGATTAGCTTCTTGCAACTTGCAAAAGTTTCCAGAGCTAAGACACCAGTCCAATATGATCGATCTAGACCTTTCAAACAACCAAATTGATGGAGAAATACCTAGATGGATATGGGAAGTTGATGACGGAAGTCTTCAACATCTGAACCTTTCCTTCAATCACCTATCGGATCTCCCCATGAATGCCACTATGCCCAATCTGTCTGTGCTTGACTTGCATTCTAACCAACTTCAAGGTGAGTTTCCAAAACCACCGCCAACAGCTATATATGTGGACTACTCAAGCAATAAGTTCAGCAATTCCATCCCGCAAGATATTGGGAACTCTCTTatttttgctgttttcttttctatttcaaATAACAGCATTTCCGGAGTTATCCCTCAGTCCATATGCAATGCAAGTTACCTCCAAGTTCTTGATTTGTCTAACAATGTTTTGAGAGGCAGCATACCGGACTGTCTATTCTACAAAATGGAGAATCTCGAGGTTCTGCAGCTAGGGAGAAACAAACTGGGTGGCATCATTCCAGATAAATTTCCCATTAATTGTGTTCTCAAAACTTTAGACCTTAGTAAAAATGTTCTAGAAGGACGGGTTCCAAGATCCCTGGTTAATTGTACAACGTTGGAAGTCCTCGATATTGGCAGCAATAGAGTGGAAGATACTTTCCCCTGCATGTTAAAGAACTTGCCTAGTTTGCGGGTACTAGTTTTGCGATACAACAGGTTCTACGGAAACCTTAGCTGTTCACTAGCCGATGGCAGCTGGCAAAACCTTCAAATCATTGACCTAGCTTTCAACAACTTCAGTGGTGCTCTGTGCCCAAAATGCTTCTCTAATTGGAAAGGAATGATTAGCCATGGAGACAATGGGCAATCAGCACAGGACCATATGCATTTTACCGTCTTGGTGCTTAGTAACCTATTCTATCAGGATACTGTGACACTAACATACAAAGGACTAGAGCTGGAGTTTGTGAAAATTCTGAAGGTCTTCGCATCTATTGATCTTTCATGCAATAGTTTTGAAGGAAACATCCCAGAAACAATAGGAGAACTCAATGAACTTTATCTTCTCAACTTATCACATAATGCTTTCACTGGCACAATCCCTGAATCAATTGGGAACTTGACACAGCTTGAATCACTGGACCTCTCAATGAACTGGCTAAGTGGAATGATACCACCAGAGCTTGCAAATTTGACATTCCTCTCAGTCTTGAACCTATCCTTTAATCAACTCCTTGGAAGTATCCCCTGGGGCCGACAGCTTCAAACGTTTACAGAATCTTCTTATGAGGGAAACAAAGGGCTGTGCGGCCCCCCTTTGAACATCAGCTGCAAGGGCAATAACGACGCTCTGGTGCCTTCCTCTGTAGATGCAAATGCAGTGATTGAGACTGGATTTGATTGGCAGTTCGCATTCGCCAGTCTTGGTTTTAGTTTAGGAGCAGGAGTTACCGTTGCAATACTAATTGTCAGCGAGAAAGGGAGGGACTGGTCCGATAAGCATTTAGAAAGAATTTTCCTGGTGATTTTTCCAGGAAACAG AAACAGAAGGAAGAAGGGGCGGCTtcagaggaggaggaggaactAG
- the LOC113779247 gene encoding receptor-like protein 33 isoform X1 has product MRILLFPWLFLIPLLQILSVRHFLLASGQCLEDQRSLLLELKNTLTFSSTSSTKLVLWNSSSDCCLWDRVGCDTTGHVIRLELENQAISGQLENSSGLFNLQYLERLNLAFNSFSSTIPTGLSKLANLTYLNLSDAGFVGQIPRDLARMSRLVTLDLSTRFPGVQPLEMENPNLQTLIQNLMELQELYLDGVNISAQGGEWCNALSFLPNLREVSLSSCYLSGPISSSLSELHSLSVINLNDNNLLTTVPDFFANFSNLTSLSLSSCNLLGEFPEKILQLPMLQNIDLSNNNFVTGTLPQFPENGSFKTLVISSTNFTGSLPDSIGFLGGLSWIDLSNCNFTGPIPSTMANLTELVYVDVSSNMFNGSIPSFGMSQNLNHLDLSHNDLTGNIPSTHFEGLVHLSLINLGYNSFRGRIPPSLFALPSLRKLQLSSNNFIGQVDEFPSASASLLNTLDLSGNQLDGSIPMSIFELQRLNVLSLSSNRFTGRLQIRIINKLRNLATLDLSHNNLSIDASSGNSTTSAFPQLSVLRLASCNLQKFPELRHQSNMIDLDLSNNQIDGEIPRWIWEVDDGSLQHLNLSFNHLSDLPMNATMPNLSVLDLHSNQLQGEFPKPPPTAIYVDYSSNKFSNSIPQDIGNSLIFAVFFSISNNSISGVIPQSICNASYLQVLDLSNNVLRGSIPDCLFYKMENLEVLQLGRNKLGGIIPDKFPINCVLKTLDLSKNVLEGRVPRSLVNCTTLEVLDIGSNRVEDTFPCMLKNLPSLRVLVLRYNRFYGNLSCSLADGSWQNLQIIDLAFNNFSGALCPKCFSNWKGMISHGDNGQSAQDHMHFTVLVLSNLFYQDTVTLTYKGLELEFVKILKVFASIDLSCNSFEGNIPETIGELNELYLLNLSHNAFTGTIPESIGNLTQLESLDLSMNWLSGMIPPELANLTFLSVLNLSFNQLLGSIPWGRQLQTFTESSYEGNKGLCGPPLNISCKGNNDALVPSSVDANAVIETGFDWQFAFASLGFSLGAGVTVAILIVSEKGRDWSDKHLERIFLVIFPGNRRNRRKKGRLQRRRRN; this is encoded by the exons ATGAGGATTCTTCTCTTTCCTTGGCTTTTCTTGATACCCTTACTCCAAATTTTATCAGTCAGACACTTTCTCTTGGCCTCTGGCCAATGTCTTGAAGATCAGAGGTCCCTGTTGCTGGAATTGAAGAACACTCTCACGTTTAGCTCCACCAGTTCAACCAAACTGGTGCTCTGGAACAGTAGCAGCGACTGTTGCCTTTGGGATAGGGTAGGATGTGATACCACGGGTCATGTGATCAGGCTGGAGCTTGAGAACCAAGCAATTTCCGGTCAACTAGAGAATTCGAGTGGTCTGTTCAATCTTCAGTATCTTGAGAGATTGAATTTGGCTTTCAACAGCTTCAGCTCTACTATTCCCACGGGATTATCTAAACTTGCAAATCTGACGTACCTGAACTTGTCTGATGCTGGTTTTGTCGGGCAAATTCCGAGGGATTTGGCACGTATGAGCAGGTTGGTTACTCTTGATCTCTCAACCCGTTTTCCTGGAGTTCAGCCACTGGAAATGGAGAATCCAAATCTACAAACACTAATTCAGAACCTCATGGAGCTCCAAGAACTTTACCTTGATGGTGTCAATATTTCAGCTCAGGGGGGTGAGTGGTGCAACGCTTTATCATTTTTACCCAATTTAAGAGAAGTCAGCTTGTCCAGCTGCTATCTTTCAGGTCCTATCAGTTCATCCCTTTCAGAGCTCCATTCGCTCTCGGTCATCAATCTTAACGACAACAACCTCTTAACTACAGTCCCAGACTTCTTTGCAAATTTCTCAAATTTGACATCATTGAGTCTCAGCAGTTGTAATCTGCTGGGAGAATTTCCAGAGAAGATACTCCAGTTGCCAATGTTGCAGAATATAGATTTGTCAAACAATAACTTCGTTACAGGCACTTTGCCGCAGTTTCCAGAGAATGGATCTTTCAAGACACTAGTGATTAGTTCTACCAATTTTACGGGTTCATTACCAGATTCCATTGGTTTCCTTGGAGGTTTGTCGTGGATAGATCTGTCAAATTGCAATTTCACGGGGCCGATTCCATCAACAATGGCAAATCTCACGGAACTGGTTTATGTGGATGTCTCAAGTAACATGTTCAATGGCTCGATCCCGTCATTTGGGATGTCCCAGAACCTCAATCACTTGGACCTCTCTCATAATGATCTAACAGGCAACATTCCTTCCACTCACTTTGAAGGCCTTGTACATCTTTCCTTGATTAACTTGGGATATAATTCCTTCAGGGGAAGAATTCCGCCATCTCTGTTTGCTCTTCCATCCTTGCGGAAACTCCAACTCTCCAGTAATAATTTCATAGGCCAAGTCGATGAATTTCCCAGTGCATCTGCCTCTCTCTTAAATACACTTGATTTGAGTGGCAACCAACTTGATGGTTCAATTCCAATGTCCATTTTTGAACTCCAAAGGCTCAATGTACTCTCACTTTCTTCCAACAGATTTACTGGCAGGTTGCAAATTCGAATCATAAACAAGCTCCGAAACCTTGCAACACTTGATCTTTCTCACAACAACTTATCAATTGATGCAAGCAGTGGCAATTCAACAACATCCGCCTTCCCTCAGCTCAGTGTACTGAGATTAGCTTCTTGCAACTTGCAAAAGTTTCCAGAGCTAAGACACCAGTCCAATATGATCGATCTAGACCTTTCAAACAACCAAATTGATGGAGAAATACCTAGATGGATATGGGAAGTTGATGACGGAAGTCTTCAACATCTGAACCTTTCCTTCAATCACCTATCGGATCTCCCCATGAATGCCACTATGCCCAATCTGTCTGTGCTTGACTTGCATTCTAACCAACTTCAAGGTGAGTTTCCAAAACCACCGCCAACAGCTATATATGTGGACTACTCAAGCAATAAGTTCAGCAATTCCATCCCGCAAGATATTGGGAACTCTCTTatttttgctgttttcttttctatttcaaATAACAGCATTTCCGGAGTTATCCCTCAGTCCATATGCAATGCAAGTTACCTCCAAGTTCTTGATTTGTCTAACAATGTTTTGAGAGGCAGCATACCGGACTGTCTATTCTACAAAATGGAGAATCTCGAGGTTCTGCAGCTAGGGAGAAACAAACTGGGTGGCATCATTCCAGATAAATTTCCCATTAATTGTGTTCTCAAAACTTTAGACCTTAGTAAAAATGTTCTAGAAGGACGGGTTCCAAGATCCCTGGTTAATTGTACAACGTTGGAAGTCCTCGATATTGGCAGCAATAGAGTGGAAGATACTTTCCCCTGCATGTTAAAGAACTTGCCTAGTTTGCGGGTACTAGTTTTGCGATACAACAGGTTCTACGGAAACCTTAGCTGTTCACTAGCCGATGGCAGCTGGCAAAACCTTCAAATCATTGACCTAGCTTTCAACAACTTCAGTGGTGCTCTGTGCCCAAAATGCTTCTCTAATTGGAAAGGAATGATTAGCCATGGAGACAATGGGCAATCAGCACAGGACCATATGCATTTTACCGTCTTGGTGCTTAGTAACCTATTCTATCAGGATACTGTGACACTAACATACAAAGGACTAGAGCTGGAGTTTGTGAAAATTCTGAAGGTCTTCGCATCTATTGATCTTTCATGCAATAGTTTTGAAGGAAACATCCCAGAAACAATAGGAGAACTCAATGAACTTTATCTTCTCAACTTATCACATAATGCTTTCACTGGCACAATCCCTGAATCAATTGGGAACTTGACACAGCTTGAATCACTGGACCTCTCAATGAACTGGCTAAGTGGAATGATACCACCAGAGCTTGCAAATTTGACATTCCTCTCAGTCTTGAACCTATCCTTTAATCAACTCCTTGGAAGTATCCCCTGGGGCCGACAGCTTCAAACGTTTACAGAATCTTCTTATGAGGGAAACAAAGGGCTGTGCGGCCCCCCTTTGAACATCAGCTGCAAGGGCAATAACGACGCTCTGGTGCCTTCCTCTGTAGATGCAAATGCAGTGATTGAGACTGGATTTGATTGGCAGTTCGCATTCGCCAGTCTTGGTTTTAGTTTAGGAGCAGGAGTTACCGTTGCAATACTAATTGTCAGCGAGAAAGGGAGGGACTGGTCCGATAAGCATTTAGAAAGAATTTTCCTGGTGATTTTTCCAGGAAACAG AAGAAACAGAAGGAAGAAGGGGCGGCTtcagaggaggaggaggaactAG
- the LOC113779247 gene encoding receptor-like protein 33 isoform X3 has translation MRILLFPWLFLIPLLQILSVRHFLLASGQCLEDQRSLLLELKNTLTFSSTSSTKLVLWNSSSDCCLWDRVGCDTTGHVIRLELENQAISGQLENSSGLFNLQYLERLNLAFNSFSSTIPTGLSKLANLTYLNLSDAGFVGQIPRDLARMSRLVTLDLSTRFPGVQPLEMENPNLQTLIQNLMELQELYLDGVNISAQGGEWCNALSFLPNLREVSLSSCYLSGPISSSLSELHSLSVINLNDNNLLTTVPDFFANFSNLTSLSLSSCNLLGEFPEKILQLPMLQNIDLSNNNFVTGTLPQFPENGSFKTLVISSTNFTGSLPDSIGFLGGLSWIDLSNCNFTGPIPSTMANLTELVYVDVSSNMFNGSIPSFGMSQNLNHLDLSHNDLTGNIPSTHFEGLVHLSLINLGYNSFRGRIPPSLFALPSLRKLQLSSNNFIGQVDEFPSASASLLNTLDLSGNQLDGSIPMSIFELQRLNVLSLSSNRFTGRLQIRIINKLRNLATLDLSHNNLSIDASSGNSTTSAFPQLSVLRLASCNLQKFPELRHQSNMIDLDLSNNQIDGEIPRWIWEVDDGSLQHLNLSFNHLSDLPMNATMPNLSVLDLHSNQLQGEFPKPPPTAIYVDYSSNKFSNSIPQDIGNSLIFAVFFSISNNSISGVIPQSICNASYLQVLDLSNNVLRGSIPDCLFYKMENLEVLQLGRNKLGGIIPDKFPINCVLKTLDLSKNVLEGRVPRSLVNCTTLEVLDIGSNRVEDTFPCMLKNLPSLRVLVLRYNRFYGNLSCSLADGSWQNLQIIDLAFNNFSGALCPKCFSNWKGMISHGDNGQSAQDHMHFTVLVLSNLFYQDTVTLTYKGLELEFVKILKVFASIDLSCNSFEGNIPETIGELNELYLLNLSHNAFTGTIPESIGNLTQLESLDLSMNWLSGMIPPELANLTFLSVLNLSFNQLLGSIPWGRQLQTFTESSYEGNKGLCGPPLNISCKGNNDALVPSSVDANAVIETGFDWQFAFASLGFSLGAGVTVAILIVSEKGRDWSDKHLERIFLVIFPGNRRKKGRLQRRRRN, from the exons ATGAGGATTCTTCTCTTTCCTTGGCTTTTCTTGATACCCTTACTCCAAATTTTATCAGTCAGACACTTTCTCTTGGCCTCTGGCCAATGTCTTGAAGATCAGAGGTCCCTGTTGCTGGAATTGAAGAACACTCTCACGTTTAGCTCCACCAGTTCAACCAAACTGGTGCTCTGGAACAGTAGCAGCGACTGTTGCCTTTGGGATAGGGTAGGATGTGATACCACGGGTCATGTGATCAGGCTGGAGCTTGAGAACCAAGCAATTTCCGGTCAACTAGAGAATTCGAGTGGTCTGTTCAATCTTCAGTATCTTGAGAGATTGAATTTGGCTTTCAACAGCTTCAGCTCTACTATTCCCACGGGATTATCTAAACTTGCAAATCTGACGTACCTGAACTTGTCTGATGCTGGTTTTGTCGGGCAAATTCCGAGGGATTTGGCACGTATGAGCAGGTTGGTTACTCTTGATCTCTCAACCCGTTTTCCTGGAGTTCAGCCACTGGAAATGGAGAATCCAAATCTACAAACACTAATTCAGAACCTCATGGAGCTCCAAGAACTTTACCTTGATGGTGTCAATATTTCAGCTCAGGGGGGTGAGTGGTGCAACGCTTTATCATTTTTACCCAATTTAAGAGAAGTCAGCTTGTCCAGCTGCTATCTTTCAGGTCCTATCAGTTCATCCCTTTCAGAGCTCCATTCGCTCTCGGTCATCAATCTTAACGACAACAACCTCTTAACTACAGTCCCAGACTTCTTTGCAAATTTCTCAAATTTGACATCATTGAGTCTCAGCAGTTGTAATCTGCTGGGAGAATTTCCAGAGAAGATACTCCAGTTGCCAATGTTGCAGAATATAGATTTGTCAAACAATAACTTCGTTACAGGCACTTTGCCGCAGTTTCCAGAGAATGGATCTTTCAAGACACTAGTGATTAGTTCTACCAATTTTACGGGTTCATTACCAGATTCCATTGGTTTCCTTGGAGGTTTGTCGTGGATAGATCTGTCAAATTGCAATTTCACGGGGCCGATTCCATCAACAATGGCAAATCTCACGGAACTGGTTTATGTGGATGTCTCAAGTAACATGTTCAATGGCTCGATCCCGTCATTTGGGATGTCCCAGAACCTCAATCACTTGGACCTCTCTCATAATGATCTAACAGGCAACATTCCTTCCACTCACTTTGAAGGCCTTGTACATCTTTCCTTGATTAACTTGGGATATAATTCCTTCAGGGGAAGAATTCCGCCATCTCTGTTTGCTCTTCCATCCTTGCGGAAACTCCAACTCTCCAGTAATAATTTCATAGGCCAAGTCGATGAATTTCCCAGTGCATCTGCCTCTCTCTTAAATACACTTGATTTGAGTGGCAACCAACTTGATGGTTCAATTCCAATGTCCATTTTTGAACTCCAAAGGCTCAATGTACTCTCACTTTCTTCCAACAGATTTACTGGCAGGTTGCAAATTCGAATCATAAACAAGCTCCGAAACCTTGCAACACTTGATCTTTCTCACAACAACTTATCAATTGATGCAAGCAGTGGCAATTCAACAACATCCGCCTTCCCTCAGCTCAGTGTACTGAGATTAGCTTCTTGCAACTTGCAAAAGTTTCCAGAGCTAAGACACCAGTCCAATATGATCGATCTAGACCTTTCAAACAACCAAATTGATGGAGAAATACCTAGATGGATATGGGAAGTTGATGACGGAAGTCTTCAACATCTGAACCTTTCCTTCAATCACCTATCGGATCTCCCCATGAATGCCACTATGCCCAATCTGTCTGTGCTTGACTTGCATTCTAACCAACTTCAAGGTGAGTTTCCAAAACCACCGCCAACAGCTATATATGTGGACTACTCAAGCAATAAGTTCAGCAATTCCATCCCGCAAGATATTGGGAACTCTCTTatttttgctgttttcttttctatttcaaATAACAGCATTTCCGGAGTTATCCCTCAGTCCATATGCAATGCAAGTTACCTCCAAGTTCTTGATTTGTCTAACAATGTTTTGAGAGGCAGCATACCGGACTGTCTATTCTACAAAATGGAGAATCTCGAGGTTCTGCAGCTAGGGAGAAACAAACTGGGTGGCATCATTCCAGATAAATTTCCCATTAATTGTGTTCTCAAAACTTTAGACCTTAGTAAAAATGTTCTAGAAGGACGGGTTCCAAGATCCCTGGTTAATTGTACAACGTTGGAAGTCCTCGATATTGGCAGCAATAGAGTGGAAGATACTTTCCCCTGCATGTTAAAGAACTTGCCTAGTTTGCGGGTACTAGTTTTGCGATACAACAGGTTCTACGGAAACCTTAGCTGTTCACTAGCCGATGGCAGCTGGCAAAACCTTCAAATCATTGACCTAGCTTTCAACAACTTCAGTGGTGCTCTGTGCCCAAAATGCTTCTCTAATTGGAAAGGAATGATTAGCCATGGAGACAATGGGCAATCAGCACAGGACCATATGCATTTTACCGTCTTGGTGCTTAGTAACCTATTCTATCAGGATACTGTGACACTAACATACAAAGGACTAGAGCTGGAGTTTGTGAAAATTCTGAAGGTCTTCGCATCTATTGATCTTTCATGCAATAGTTTTGAAGGAAACATCCCAGAAACAATAGGAGAACTCAATGAACTTTATCTTCTCAACTTATCACATAATGCTTTCACTGGCACAATCCCTGAATCAATTGGGAACTTGACACAGCTTGAATCACTGGACCTCTCAATGAACTGGCTAAGTGGAATGATACCACCAGAGCTTGCAAATTTGACATTCCTCTCAGTCTTGAACCTATCCTTTAATCAACTCCTTGGAAGTATCCCCTGGGGCCGACAGCTTCAAACGTTTACAGAATCTTCTTATGAGGGAAACAAAGGGCTGTGCGGCCCCCCTTTGAACATCAGCTGCAAGGGCAATAACGACGCTCTGGTGCCTTCCTCTGTAGATGCAAATGCAGTGATTGAGACTGGATTTGATTGGCAGTTCGCATTCGCCAGTCTTGGTTTTAGTTTAGGAGCAGGAGTTACCGTTGCAATACTAATTGTCAGCGAGAAAGGGAGGGACTGGTCCGATAAGCATTTAGAAAGAATTTTCCTGGTGATTTTTCCAGGAAACAG AAGGAAGAAGGGGCGGCTtcagaggaggaggaggaactAG